Proteins encoded in a region of the Stieleria neptunia genome:
- a CDS encoding glycine--tRNA ligase has protein sequence MDKIVSLCKRRGFLFQSSEIYGGVQGFWDYGPLGVELKRNLKEAWWQDMIRGHNDLVTPPGAPASFEMVGLDCTIIMHPQVWKCSGHYDLFHDHMVDCRESKKRYRFDQVRGRWCERGDRKIFVSTLAEVEQEFDEVRRRAMKFFKLRAKNADELTISDESLTLDKLDDTDSVLAPDAKTLGTLTEPREFNLMFKTTLGALGGEDDTTFLRPETAQGIFVNFKNVLDSSRVKVPFGIGQIGKSFRNEITPRNFTFRSREFEQMEIEFFCPPDQSQAWYRYWRDRRMAWYTELGLSSDSLIMREHEPAELAHYSVGTADIEYAFPFLPPGEYGELEGIAHRGDFDLRSHMEGKLNPNSPAGEPMQVELNEHGKPKYRGSGKDLSYRDEATNEKFIPHVVEPSAGADRGVLAFLCEAYTEDQAPDDKGQMQTRTVMKLHPRLAPIKAAIFPLVKKDGMPEVAQEIYGELKQHMNVFYDDKGAVGRRYRRQDEAGTPFCITVDGESLSDKTVTIRDRDTLEQTRVKIDELSTALIERLG, from the coding sequence ATGGACAAAATCGTGTCGCTGTGCAAGCGACGTGGCTTCCTCTTCCAATCCAGCGAAATATATGGCGGTGTCCAGGGGTTTTGGGACTACGGTCCGCTGGGGGTGGAACTGAAACGCAATTTGAAGGAAGCGTGGTGGCAGGACATGATCCGCGGCCACAACGATTTGGTGACGCCGCCGGGCGCTCCGGCATCCTTTGAAATGGTCGGGCTGGATTGCACGATCATCATGCACCCCCAAGTTTGGAAGTGCAGCGGCCACTACGATTTGTTCCACGATCACATGGTCGATTGTCGCGAATCAAAAAAACGATATCGATTCGACCAGGTCCGTGGACGCTGGTGCGAACGGGGCGACCGAAAGATTTTCGTGTCCACGTTGGCCGAAGTCGAGCAGGAATTCGATGAGGTCCGTCGCCGTGCGATGAAGTTTTTCAAGCTGCGTGCCAAGAACGCGGACGAGCTGACGATTTCCGATGAATCGTTGACGTTGGACAAACTCGACGACACCGATTCGGTGCTGGCCCCCGATGCGAAAACGCTCGGCACGCTGACCGAGCCGCGAGAGTTCAATTTGATGTTCAAGACGACCCTGGGCGCGCTCGGTGGCGAGGACGACACCACGTTCCTGCGGCCGGAGACCGCTCAAGGTATTTTCGTCAATTTCAAGAACGTGCTGGATTCCTCTCGCGTCAAAGTGCCGTTCGGCATCGGCCAGATCGGAAAGAGTTTTCGCAACGAAATCACGCCGCGGAATTTCACGTTCCGATCGCGTGAGTTTGAACAGATGGAGATCGAGTTTTTCTGTCCGCCGGATCAGTCGCAAGCCTGGTACCGTTATTGGCGCGACCGCCGGATGGCCTGGTACACCGAACTGGGACTGTCGAGCGATTCGTTGATCATGCGTGAGCACGAGCCGGCGGAACTGGCGCACTACAGCGTCGGGACGGCCGACATCGAATACGCGTTTCCGTTCTTGCCGCCGGGTGAATACGGTGAATTGGAAGGCATCGCCCACCGTGGCGATTTCGACTTGCGAAGCCACATGGAAGGCAAGTTGAATCCCAATTCACCCGCAGGCGAGCCGATGCAGGTTGAACTGAACGAACACGGCAAGCCCAAGTATCGTGGCAGCGGCAAAGACCTGTCGTACCGCGACGAAGCGACCAACGAAAAATTCATCCCGCACGTGGTCGAACCGTCCGCCGGTGCCGATCGCGGCGTGTTGGCGTTCCTCTGTGAAGCCTACACCGAAGATCAAGCGCCCGACGACAAGGGGCAGATGCAGACACGCACGGTGATGAAACTGCATCCGCGTTTGGCCCCCATCAAAGCCGCGATTTTTCCGCTGGTCAAAAAAGACGGCATGCCCGAAGTCGCGCAAGAGATTTACGGCGAACTGAAACAGCACATGAATGTGTTCTACGACGACAAGGGCGCCGTCGGCCGACGTTACCGACGACAGGATGAAGCCGGCACCCCGTTCTGTATCACCGTCGATGGCGAATCCCTGAGCGACAAGACCGTCACGATTCGCGATCGAGACACATTGGAGCAGACACGGGTCAAGATCGATGAGTTGTCGACCGCACTGATCGAGCGGCTGGGTTGA
- a CDS encoding succinate CoA transferase has product MDYEGFPVLEADEVAGLIPDGAMVAFSGFTPAGAAKAVPEALARRARQDHSAGLPYALRVLTGASTGRSLDETLAQAEAIRWRAPYQSSRTLRDQINRGDVDFVDMHLSDVPQFTLFGFFGKIDFAVIEASEITADGRVYLTNSIGASPAFLHSAEHVIIELNRGQSRRIAEMSDIVIPKTPPYRPAIDLDHPLQRIGKPYARVDPDKVIGIVETNEPDEATAFTEANDVNKAIARHVAEFFAAEIACGRIPREFLPIQSGVGNVANAVLEAIGEHPDLPDFTMYTEVLQSSAFELMLQGRLKGASTCALVLSPKQMQQLDEQHDFFSSRLVLRPQDISNNPAAVRQLGIISMNTALEVDIFAHVNSTHVCGKRIMNGIGGSGDFTRNAYTSIFMCPSVAKGGSISAIVPMCTHIDHSEHSVQVIVTEQGLADLRGLAPKQRALKIIERCAHPDYRDYLYRYLCDSGASHIQHDLTRCFKLHQNFLQYGSMLHEDGPASEIDRIFSASF; this is encoded by the coding sequence GTGGACTACGAAGGTTTTCCCGTCCTGGAGGCTGACGAGGTGGCCGGCCTGATCCCCGACGGGGCGATGGTGGCATTCAGCGGTTTCACTCCGGCGGGGGCGGCCAAAGCCGTGCCGGAGGCGCTGGCCCGTCGCGCGCGACAGGACCACTCCGCCGGGCTGCCGTATGCGCTGCGAGTGCTGACGGGGGCTTCGACCGGCCGCAGTCTTGACGAAACGCTCGCCCAGGCCGAGGCGATCCGCTGGCGCGCGCCCTATCAATCTTCACGCACGCTTCGCGACCAAATCAATCGGGGCGACGTGGACTTCGTCGACATGCACCTGTCGGACGTTCCCCAGTTCACCCTGTTCGGTTTTTTCGGAAAGATCGATTTTGCGGTGATCGAAGCGTCCGAGATCACCGCCGACGGACGCGTCTATCTGACCAATTCCATCGGTGCCTCCCCCGCGTTTTTGCATTCCGCCGAACACGTCATCATCGAACTCAATCGCGGGCAGTCTCGGCGGATCGCGGAGATGTCCGATATCGTCATCCCCAAGACCCCCCCGTATCGCCCCGCCATCGATCTGGATCATCCCCTGCAGCGGATCGGCAAACCCTACGCACGCGTCGACCCCGACAAAGTGATCGGGATCGTCGAAACGAACGAGCCGGATGAAGCGACGGCTTTTACCGAAGCCAATGACGTCAACAAGGCCATCGCCCGTCATGTCGCCGAATTCTTTGCCGCTGAAATCGCTTGCGGCCGGATCCCCCGCGAATTCCTGCCGATTCAAAGCGGGGTGGGAAACGTTGCCAACGCCGTTCTGGAAGCGATCGGCGAGCACCCGGATCTGCCCGATTTCACCATGTACACGGAAGTCCTGCAGTCCTCGGCGTTCGAATTGATGTTGCAAGGTCGGCTGAAAGGGGCCAGCACCTGTGCGTTGGTGCTCTCGCCGAAACAGATGCAACAGCTCGACGAGCAGCACGACTTTTTCTCCTCGCGGCTGGTGCTCCGCCCGCAAGACATTTCCAACAATCCCGCGGCGGTGCGACAGCTCGGGATCATTTCGATGAACACCGCGCTGGAAGTCGATATCTTTGCGCACGTCAATTCAACCCATGTCTGCGGCAAGCGGATCATGAACGGAATCGGCGGCAGTGGCGACTTCACGCGCAATGCGTACACGTCGATCTTCATGTGCCCGTCGGTCGCCAAGGGCGGAAGCATTTCGGCGATCGTCCCGATGTGCACCCACATCGACCACAGCGAACACTCCGTTCAAGTGATCGTCACCGAGCAGGGGCTGGCCGACCTGCGTGGTCTGGCTCCGAAACAACGCGCCTTGAAGATCATCGAACGTTGTGCCCATCCCGACTATCGCGATTATCTGTATCGCTATTTGTGCGATTCGGGGGCCAGCCATATTCAGCATGATCTGACACGCTGTTTCAAGCTGCACCAGAATTTTCTGCAATACGGTTCGATGCTTCACGAAGACGGGCCCGCGTCGGAAATCGACCGGATCTTTTCGGCCTCATTCTGA
- a CDS encoding tetratricopeptide repeat protein → MTFQSEQKATHQGGGSCSGCRFFTRRRAAILLLALLPVLSSAGCSWTASGKNVLGAQLHQQGQYTAALQQFQQVVAEDPSNPDGYYNLAATTHRLASQRNDETLFRNAEALYNQCLDHDPNHIECHRGLAVLLMDTGRPDRAFALVKNWASNHPTASEPRVELARLYEEAGESQTALKYLEDAVQLDANNSRAWLALARLRETDGDLPQALQNYQRALALNNTQPMIAERVAALSRQINSNLDAARTNANSQIATPLPYPTTSRY, encoded by the coding sequence ATGACTTTTCAATCTGAACAGAAAGCCACCCATCAAGGCGGCGGCTCCTGCTCCGGATGTCGATTTTTCACCCGTCGGCGCGCAGCGATTCTTTTGCTGGCGCTGTTGCCAGTCCTTTCATCGGCCGGATGCAGCTGGACCGCGAGTGGAAAAAACGTCTTGGGTGCCCAGCTTCACCAGCAGGGGCAGTACACCGCGGCGCTGCAGCAATTTCAGCAGGTGGTGGCGGAGGATCCGAGCAATCCAGACGGTTATTACAACTTGGCCGCCACGACGCATCGGCTGGCCAGCCAGCGGAATGACGAGACGTTGTTTCGCAATGCCGAAGCGCTTTACAACCAATGTCTCGATCACGACCCCAACCATATTGAGTGCCATCGAGGGTTGGCCGTGCTGCTGATGGACACCGGCCGTCCGGACCGTGCGTTCGCGTTGGTCAAAAATTGGGCGTCCAATCATCCGACGGCGTCGGAACCGCGGGTGGAATTGGCGCGGTTGTACGAGGAGGCCGGCGAGTCTCAGACGGCACTGAAGTATCTGGAAGACGCGGTTCAGCTGGACGCCAATAACTCCCGAGCCTGGTTGGCGCTGGCGCGGTTGCGGGAAACCGATGGCGATCTGCCCCAGGCGCTGCAGAATTACCAGCGGGCCTTGGCGCTCAACAACACCCAACCGATGATCGCCGAACGCGTCGCGGCGCTCAGCCGCCAAATCAACTCCAATTTGGACGCCGCCCGCACCAACGCGAACAGCCAGATCGCCACCCCGCTGCCTTATCCGACCACCTCGCGGTACTAG